tgtcttgcaatttttttaatttctatgattttggtagcactactcaaactaaccccacaagctagcaaacatgacataagctaaaaggacatatccaggtaaacgtttgccaatgggttgcatagcctactcaaatgtcagtaaaccaagtaggcctaggtaggttagcaacaccaggttgagagatgcaagtaagcagatcattaacgttagccttctaggAACGAACACGTTAGAACACGTGCAGAAGTAAGTGTGccatctggctcaatattctgcgcgagggactgttgtggtaggtgaaatttcacggtaaaactacgatgattggtcaaatttgcgagtgccttggtaagtgacgaaaacaatcgtcttcgtgaacagctgtgcataggctactttgtaaaagagagaatacgctcatccctatacataacgcaaggggtaattaatgtaattatagttcgccttttatttgtggatttatttaatgtatttagtgttatttcttccccaagctcataaaataaatttgggtcgcacataaattgacagggtcggtcggaaaccggaacccaagaattatttttttttatgccctAGTATcagagtaggaagaagaaccgcttcctgatcgtttgtcggtgaacgttggtttaatagaatggtaacaattgcctgtcagcttaaaatttctcctaaaagaggtaaacgtttgtgacaatcgtcatcttgctttcaagtaataaacagttggaaacgttttaaaataaagacccatttctttacacagtcaaaagtctttgcaatcttcctagtagatattttacttcacaacacaggtaagcaccctaaatgcagttcagccacctatcggaatagatagttatggtttgaattccatgatactatcattgaaagaccacttggtcatagccgaatatatatatatactgtatatatatagatctaaatgcaaacacacttacctagctatattttgctggaattgtaccaaaatgcctacagaagcagagaatgtgtgctgcaagacttcttaATGAGAACTATTGTTGGTGGtttgtggactttcgttcatggggggccttacaatcaaataatttatgtgtacatatagtgaccgtacaccaacaaggattcccgggacactgaaagaccagggtacacgaaacttggtgggcatgtaaccccacatggatagcatggaaccatcgcttttcgttttgatctgtagcccccccgctggactggaccccccaaaggagggtagggcagatagttttctgtgaatatcttgagaaccgtagggcctaggatgaccaatgttATGTAGGATGTGTgacgtatgtttgcctccaggggtcatgtaaacccattccatatgcacacatgtgcataaacagatacacacgcacacacatacattcacagtaatcctacgtatgacacatactcacacagtagacatatatatacgcatgcatgcacatgcacacacataaacaggcaaacacacacacacacacacataaacatacatgtacacgcacacatttcaagaatttctcaaaattatgaacaggcaagatgggggtgggggttgtataaaatgtatattacatgtgaaatctatgaactaatcatgttttggtacttgttgtctagcagataccagtgagaattgagtgtgcataatgcaattcagtgagacagttagaatcatatatgcctttcagcgtgacttatttttgtggaaaacgtgatggactgggcggcggtcatattttgtaccgctctgcggtacatctagttatttgtggtttaacgcttaggttagaagattataggttcaacaagccaaatctctgggtagtgcggtcagtttcttatgagtgtagtacaccaggcacgtaactgaagcattccgttcgcgttatgtactgcaacaattagcttccaataggcctcaatggaagtagctacacctggcgtgttagtggcctgtaggctacgttcgggaaaatagaccattcctctaatggattttaccagagcccttgctattagacattctccgattttacacgtcgcgaacagaacacttcagttacgtgcctggtgtagcttcctgtaatataggctagcctaagcctagcttgtacccttttcatgcatgctaacgtgaagaatataaacatgctattttgtaacagacgttaggtggaaaagtttgtttgtacttacagcctgtgagctggtggtcgatcgtcatgacggtacagaaccaggttttcttctttcgcttgtttttccgtgtattttctttcattggctaatgcgggcaatgggggcagaagatcattttcacgtgcagcatgcatatgcaacttggagtgagctatagtatttcgaaagtaacaagtattaaacggtttctccttttagaagaacaatagtgggcttgctccaGCATGGCTTTGCCATGCTGtggtcttgctggatcaaacccactaataaataaagtaaacttaagaagaacaatagtgccCACAGCAtgtcttgctggatcaaacccactaacaAGACAGTCAAGGTGGTATTTAGCTTCAATTGCGATCAAATCCACCTCCCCCCAGAAATTTTGGCTAACTGAGCTGTCATGCCATTCAGTGGCCATTGttttatatttcatttttaattagggctgtcaatcgattaaaacatGTAAttgaattaattacatactctgtgattaatgaatctaaattaatcacatgtataatttttgctgtgaaagtattttaaatataaattcaaattcaaattaatcattgaataatcaatGAATCAatgttttcttgaatttccccttggggatcaataaagtatctatctatctatctatctaatcagcattagtgacattaaagttcaaaaacttttattattattttcactgttcaaataatggccataataatctatatatattacctaatatgctgagtgcttcgggaagaagttttttttcacatacaaggcatttaaggccacagatataacctaggggacacaatgaaaataaattaacacttgcctcaatgtcaacactatttctttgcattgatgtgtgactttagagttgacgaactccagtgatatgcaaattccttgctgcagtcattgcagaggactttattttaatcaacactttatttttatcaacaacatcaggctgttttttaaaagtaaatgttcccaTCAATGaactaggcagcacattttcttctccttcattttacagtctaatggttactgactagaatggctcggtgtcaaaggtcatacggaatcgattaatctgcgctatttgtttaatcagttattttttctcaaattaattcatcaaaatgaatcagttattttgacaggcctatttttaattattttatagaAACCATGAGCACCAAAGTAGGCTACGGTAAAAATCATTCAAATTTACCAGCATGGTAAAGTAAAGCAAGAAAGTGGAGAACAACCTCTTGATATTATTTGTGATACACTTTCAGTGCCCACGActaaaaataatatataaataagCTTCTGCTACTTTTTGGCTTCTTATGTGGTACGCCACCAATTGCACTGTGAAATTAAATGGTATGGCCACTATATAGGTCAAAATCCTTCTAAGTTAAGGTGTAAGAAGTACACTGTAGGGCTACTAGTGAAGTGATTCATTAATACTGAAAGAACTGAGTCTTTCAATGGTTTAATGGCTTACAACCAATCAAAGTTCTATTTAATCATGTTTTCTTAATGTGATATGCTAAAAGTGTTATATATCAGTATATTTATTATACAATTAGAAAACTAAATAAGACCAgtaaaactaaataaaataactaAGTCTTTAGACACCCCATTATGGAGCCTTACAGAACCTGTGCTTAAGCGAGAACAGTGGTTTTGAAGATTTGGTAAGTAGACTTGGGAAAAGCCTGCAGAACCTGTTCAAACGGAAACGTAGAGAAAGCACTCTGCCTCTCTATAGGCCCTCACCTTTCCATGGGCCTCTGTGTATTGTTGCTGAGTTAGAGGTTTAGAGACAATACAGGGCACAATTTGGTTTAGTTTTGTTGAGTATAAAAGTAAGGGTTAACACTCACAGACCATCAGCACAGCTACAGCAGCCTGAGTTGAAGTAGTAACAAAAATGACTACTACTGGTATGATGGGCATGGGGAAGGTAAGCCAGAATTCATAAATATTTACAATCTATTTCTTGTCAGTAAAAGCACCTTTAAATTAGGATAAAAGTGGCATTCTACCTTTGTTTAATTTATTCTTGTAATGTCTCAGGTCATCTTCTACGAGGACAGGAACTTCCAGGGTCGCTCCTATGAGTGCATGAGCGACTGTGCTGATATGTCCTCCTACCTTGGCCGTTGCCACTCTTGCAAGGTCGAGAGGGGTTGTTTTATGGTCTATGACCGACCCAACTTCATGGGTAACCAGTTCCTCATGAGGAGGGGCGAGTATTCAGACTACATGAGCATGATGGGCATGAACGACTGCATCAGATCCTGCCGCATGATCCCCATGgtaattttcttttttattttactgaTGATTCATGAGGCTTGTGTAGTGAGGAGTGAATTGCTTCATAAGCTTTAATATCTATACTCTACAGCACAGAGGACAGTACAGAATGAGGATCTACGAGAGGGAGAACTACGGTGGCACCATGCACGAGCTGATGGATGACTGTGACTCCATCATGGACCGTTACCGTATGTCTGACTGCATGTCCTGCAATGTTATGGATGGCCACTGGCTCATGTACGAGCAGCCCCACTTCAGAGGCAAAATGATGTACATGGCTCCTGGAGAGTACAGAAGCTTCAGAAACATGGGAATGAAGTGCATGAGCATGAGGCGTATCATGCATTCCTGGTTTTAAGCAATGACACATATTTTGATATAATAAATCAATCAAGTATACACTGACTGTCTGAAAAATCTGTTTCCAATTCCTTCTTTCAACTTACTTCGGTAGGACCCTAAAGGACAGTATATTAGAAGTTCTACTCAATTTTTGGTGGAATAATCAATGGGCCTCATTCATCAAATGACCGGTTTCAGGCCCCTAACATCCGTTGTGAAGGACGAACTCGGAGGACAAGCAAACCCAGAGCCGTATAGTAAGACATTGAAACAAAGACACTAGGTGCTTGAAAATAGTTAACTTTTGGCAGAGAAAAACAGACTGAATTTCCTGTGTGCAATACAGGAGACATCTCATTTTCTTGTGTCAGTTCAAAGATAAAATACtataaagtagcctagcctagctaaTCCGTCATGTATCTACAGGCTACTTTCTTGTCAGTTAACATCTAACACAATGCATTTTGTGCATTGTATTTCAGTGAATCGTCCAATGTGCGGCCCGCAGCTTAGGCTACTTTATCAAAGTTATTATCCTCTGACCTTTGGGGGAAATGATTGCCCTCCCCTgtcataatgtagcctatgagTAGGTAATCTCACTTTAATCTAAATCTAAACGAATTGTTTGTGCAGTCGATGTACTGTAAGCCTAACCTAACCTTACAGTGACTAGCCAAATGTTTAACCTAACTTCAGCCTACATCAGTTTTTAGGTAAACCCGCTTCACCTCTAGATGAAAACAATCCAGACTTGGTATCAAAATATTTAGGCAATATGCTTTTATTCTTCATCTTATATAAAGTTCAGCAAGCATGCTTTCTATTCGCTGTCCGTGTAAACAAACCTGTGCTTATCAAGGCCCAACAGGGCTAGAAATGGTTAACATAGAACAACataaacattttagagtggctcagccagagtccagacctcaagccgtcaaaaaagtgagcacaaggccactgagtgatggcaaataatagttcctgcctcaaaacccggattgctgctaaaaaggtgcagtctagaatcattgtggagatatggaaaggcttggtaggtattataagaaacatttttgagagctgtgatgcaaataaaaatgtttatttacatgtttaaatttaaatgtttatagacatttacatcgatagtctggcgttataatttatttgcctcaggtgtgctttggagtgggtaagactgtctttagtggcaggctagcacataccgttgacttgcgctagcctagcacctgcgaactctgcaattagaaggactggatgaaacgtgctgaaaacggtctccactgataaatatcacacttgcttacttggaaataaggtcttatgtccaaaatcctgaaccacccctttaaatcaatatttgccagggggaaaaaaatctaattaattacagtacatactctgtgattaattcatTTAAATTGTTCAGCAATGTTAAGTTTTGGCATGTTAATGAGTGTACTGTACTATAGGCTGTATTACCTGGGCCCTTGTTTGGGTGCCACCCCTTTCTGgcaatgtgagtgtgtttgagggaaCAGTGCCTGTGTGAACAGAATCTTTGGACGTGCGTGTGTTCCGTGAAGAAGATTGTGAGGCGTGATTGTGGCCGACAACAAATGCAATTAAAACGACAACTGAATAGTAACTTTCCTTGCATGTATCTTAATACCGGTGAACGCTACAGTACTTTGGCAAATGAGTGAATCAATGAATagccaaaccaacattataAACTTTAAAGTTTAACGTCTCTTATTATCATTTTCACTGTTGGGCGCAGTTATTAGCGTAGTGCCTGGTGTCAGTTTTTAGCATGGTAGCCtaaatgcaaatgactgaagttTCCACTCACTGTCAATGAATTAgtcagttagttagttagtctgTCATAGGTAGAGTAACTAGCCTGAACAGTAAGTTTGTGTCCAAACGCCTGGTCAGGAGTGTCTTGACAAGGCTGGCTGCTAGCGTTATTTAGGCTATTATTTATCATAAAGGGGTGTGCTAGCTCGTACCTTTGGGTTGCTTTGCAGAGAGCGACGCTCCAGTCAACAGTTCCATCTTGgcgtttttttaaaagtaaatgttccattCACTGGACCAAGCAGCACTTTCTCGTCTGTCTCCTTGAGTCACTACAGTCACTGTGACTAGAACTGCACTTGGTCAAAGGTCACTATGGAATACGATTAAgcaacattattttttttttaatgcattacttttttcacaataaattaatcgaaatgaatgGGTTATTTTGACAGCACTAATCTGAATATATCATTAATCTGTGAGTGGGTGGGCGTGGGCCAGCTGTCAATCTGGATGGGCCTGGGCGTGTCGCATTAAGGGTATTATAAACTTACTTTTGGTACACATTTGGTATCCACTGTTTTTGACACTATGTTGTGTCAATATTTGAGTTCTCCACATGGGCATGAAAATATCAAGGATAAAACAAGGAAAGGTTTTTCAGAAATAACTGTAAAGGACTTAAATGGTATGAGGGGCAGTTGGTAGGAACTTGAAAATATTTGTGGAACTAGTATGGGCATTTAGTATACAAAGCACCAATTCTGTACCATAGAATTAGATAGAGTTCAACAAGAACAAGATAGACAGAGCTCCTTAAGAGCTAAAATGAAGAAGCAGAAGGGCTGAAAAAGGTGACATATTTCTGAAAGAAATAGTTATAGAACTTTCTTTGGCCCGAAAAGTGATAgcactttttttaccagatctacttcagaggtgtcccgttattcagaattaatagccaccttaccagccaatcagaaaagagtatgtcttctctccgggtgataatagGCCTAAAAGGTACCGGGCcgtgggacattcctaaccgggccgtagcgtttaaaaaaaaaaaatgcatgcaaactaaataaactcaatttaattcgcaataatgtcacattcgCAATAATACCCAGTGATGATGgtgagccagatacctcaaagaaaaagaaggggtcattcaatacgaaatatgacgagtcatatttaaaatatggtttcgcagagaccggtgactcgcatgcaccaagtcctttatgtgtggtatttggcgataagttgtcaaacgatgcaatgaaaccatcaaagctaattcgacatctagagtccaagcatcctacacttaaagacaaaccccttgagttctttgagcgtaagaaacgcgagcaagaaggacaaaaaactaGTGTGTAAAGCAACCACATCGGTGAACGTGGCTGCGCTAAAACCCTCATAGTGGCTAGTCGGATTGCTAAATCTAAGAAGCCCTTTACTATTGGGGAAGAGTTAATTCTGCCTGCTGGTAAAGGCATGTGCAATGAACTCCTTGGGGAGGCTGCAGCTAAAAAAAATAGCTCAGGTACCGCTTTCTGCAAGCACTGTCCATAGGCGAATTGATGATAATATtgagtaatattgaatattgaggcacagttgttagatagggtgaatgggtcaccatggtacgctatccaagttggttggttgcaggtcactggccagagtgcttgagttgcgagagccgctacagagatttcttacagaaaaaaagtcacctttagctgcatattttagtgatgagggctgggtgtcaaaactcgcttacctgtgtgacatattcgggatgcttaatgacctcaacctgtcactgcaggggagaatgacgactgtctttaaactggcagattttttaaagccaagcttgatttgtgggtacgacaagtggatcggggtgtatttgatatgttccaaacaatAGTgagggttttgggagagactgaggcagggccctttctcgcAGCTGGTgtgcgatcaccttgttgcactttcaaatgagtttgagcgttacttcccatcctccaaagatccacggcaaaccaatgagtgggtccgcaacccatttgttaatatcccgaatagtcctaacttgtcagcgcaggaggaagagcagttgatcgaaattgcaaatgacggtggtcttaagag
The sequence above is a segment of the Alosa sapidissima isolate fAloSap1 chromosome 2, fAloSap1.pri, whole genome shotgun sequence genome. Coding sequences within it:
- the LOC121700614 gene encoding gamma-crystallin M2-like translates to MTTTGMMGMGKVIFYEDRNFQGRSYECMSDCADMSSYLGRCHSCKVERGCFMVYDRPNFMGNQFLMRRGEYSDYMSMMGMNDCIRSCRMIPMHRGQYRMRIYERENYGGTMHELMDDCDSIMDRYRMSDCMSCNVMDGHWLMYEQPHFRGKMMYMAPGEYRSFRNMGMKCMSMRRIMHSWF